In the Pseudolabrys taiwanensis genome, one interval contains:
- the exbB gene encoding tonB-system energizer ExbB yields MHAAGPDALHLPRDLSPLGMFMAADIVVKGVMLGLVFASVLSWTIWFAKAIELMSARARMARAIDALNQARTWSEVTQRLQGRRNAAGALVDATSTELQLSADSLSPDGVKERVASRLERLEAAASRAMIRGTGVLATIGATAPFVGLFGTVWGIMNSFIGISKAQTTNLAVVAPGIAEALLATALGLVAAIPAVVMYNMFSRWTAGYRAQHADASAAILRIVSRDLDRGAFARAARRAVAAE; encoded by the coding sequence ATGCACGCCGCCGGGCCCGATGCGCTCCATCTGCCGCGCGATCTGTCCCCGCTCGGCATGTTCATGGCGGCCGATATCGTCGTGAAGGGCGTGATGCTTGGTCTTGTCTTCGCTTCAGTGTTGAGCTGGACGATCTGGTTCGCCAAAGCCATCGAGCTGATGTCCGCCCGTGCGCGCATGGCGCGGGCCATCGATGCGCTCAATCAGGCGCGCACCTGGAGTGAGGTCACGCAGCGCCTGCAGGGCCGCCGCAACGCGGCTGGCGCCCTGGTCGATGCCACCAGCACGGAATTGCAGCTTTCCGCCGACAGCCTCTCGCCGGACGGCGTGAAGGAACGCGTCGCTTCGCGCCTCGAGCGGCTTGAAGCGGCGGCGAGCCGCGCGATGATCCGCGGCACCGGTGTGCTCGCCACCATCGGCGCCACGGCCCCCTTCGTCGGCTTGTTCGGCACCGTCTGGGGCATCATGAACAGCTTCATCGGCATCTCGAAAGCGCAGACCACCAATCTCGCCGTCGTTGCGCCCGGCATCGCCGAAGCGCTGCTCGCCACGGCGCTCGGCCTGGTCGCCGCCATTCCGGCAGTGGTGATGTACAACATGTTCTCGCGCTGGACGGCGGGCTACCGGGCTCAGCACGCCGACGCATCTGCCGCCATCCTGCGCATCGTCAGCCGCGACCTCGACCGCGGCGCCTTTGCCCGTGCGGCACGCCGCGCCGTCGCCGCCGAGTAA
- a CDS encoding PepSY-associated TM helix domain-containing protein translates to MAETRTAKLRRLWLNVHLWLGVGLALLLIPISVSGGLLVFHDEIDAIFNPKRYAVSGAEVAQPASAYLARATEALASEPGNFAATGLRYPDEPGAPVRVMARPQQRGDGPPRFFTVFLDPPTAQVLDVMDFRSSFFGFMHVFHENLTLPQYSGRQIVGWVGVAMLILSLTGIWLWWPRNGRFLIGLRWTRSPRFTFNLHNMLGFWISIPLAVVSLTGIYLSFPQTARNMMSSIATMTPPGARPGFGNVMTHTNLTADRALEIARQTEPSATPVAIFLPTMAGGPGGRGPQANATQQGERPRQEGGRGPAPSWRIQLARSETETMTVSVDDRAGSAVVAPARASGDQAASWIRWIHEGSHSGPVWKVIVLLTGIFPTIFAVTGVIMWLRRRASRKALDAKRGVQLSPAE, encoded by the coding sequence ATGGCGGAAACGCGCACGGCAAAGCTTCGCCGGCTGTGGCTGAACGTTCATTTGTGGTTGGGCGTCGGCCTGGCGCTGCTGCTGATCCCGATCTCCGTTTCCGGCGGGCTTCTGGTTTTCCACGACGAGATCGACGCCATCTTCAATCCAAAGCGCTACGCGGTGAGCGGCGCGGAGGTCGCGCAACCGGCTTCCGCTTATCTGGCGCGCGCCACCGAGGCGCTGGCCAGCGAGCCCGGCAATTTCGCCGCGACGGGATTGCGTTATCCGGACGAGCCCGGCGCGCCGGTGCGCGTGATGGCACGGCCGCAACAGCGCGGGGACGGCCCGCCGCGCTTCTTCACGGTGTTTCTGGACCCCCCGACCGCCCAAGTGCTGGATGTGATGGACTTTCGTTCATCCTTCTTCGGCTTCATGCATGTGTTCCATGAGAACCTGACGCTGCCGCAGTACAGCGGTCGACAGATCGTCGGCTGGGTCGGCGTCGCCATGCTGATTCTGTCGCTCACCGGCATCTGGCTGTGGTGGCCGCGCAATGGGCGCTTCCTCATCGGCCTGCGCTGGACCCGTTCGCCGCGCTTCACCTTCAACCTGCACAACATGCTGGGCTTCTGGATATCGATCCCGCTCGCTGTCGTGTCGCTGACGGGCATCTACCTCTCGTTCCCCCAGACCGCTCGCAACATGATGTCGTCAATCGCCACCATGACCCCGCCGGGCGCCCGGCCGGGCTTTGGCAACGTGATGACGCACACCAACCTCACCGCAGACCGTGCCTTGGAAATCGCCCGGCAAACCGAGCCTTCCGCAACGCCGGTTGCGATTTTCCTGCCGACCATGGCTGGCGGCCCCGGCGGTCGAGGCCCGCAAGCCAACGCCACGCAACAGGGCGAGCGGCCGCGGCAGGAAGGCGGACGTGGACCGGCGCCCTCATGGCGCATCCAGTTGGCGCGCTCCGAAACTGAGACGATGACCGTGTCGGTCGACGATCGTGCTGGCTCGGCGGTGGTGGCGCCAGCGCGAGCGTCCGGCGACCAAGCCGCATCGTGGATCCGCTGGATTCACGAGGGCAGCCATAGCGGACCGGTGTGGAAGGTCATCGTGCTGCTGACGGGGATTTTCCCGACTATTTTCGCCGTAACCGGCGTGATCATGTGGCTGCGGCGGAGAGCCAGCCGTAAGGCTCTCGACGCAAAGCGCGGCGTGCAGTTGAGCCCTGCCGAGTGA
- a CDS encoding TonB-dependent receptor: protein MVAASTAVAQESLQLPTIDVSGEQGGGYQATQQSIMRLPTPLRDTPQTVNVVTQQVIQEQRATTMEEALRNVPGITFSAGEGGQQGDSPIINGQSARGDIFRDGLRDPGWYTRDLFPVERVEVYKGPSAFAFGRGATGGAINNVSKLANGSSFAETTATGSSAGGFRVDGDAAGKVGNIAGRVVVMAQDLDTAARDNIFTKRWGVAPSFVVDIDESTKATLAYIYQGEESVPDYGVPWRPTPTTNAATGSRTGGYNGNGTAVTPVDVPRSNWYGFATGDLKDLVQTNTHILTGKIEHRFNEAFTLANTTRYIAVDRMARPTAPRTLNTATGSSTIPVGYPESQMTIGRQHFETDTDNTFLVNQTDALLKFETFGLKHTLSAGMELSRETRWQQRANLCYQAASSGSPVCRTSLWTPDSGAPDGTFPGYGTPNQTTQNTVALYASDQIKINKYFDVLGALRYDSFKTDYESAPTQLSRTDNLLSWRFGGVFHPVENASIYITHGNSFNPSAEYGSLSATGTNSVLLDPEKSVTTEAGVKVDVLKERLSLTGSVFRNDKTNMRVPVDPLSTTIYALQGEARIEGIELGVAGKVTDKWNILVGYSHLRSEIRNTTQLDRLGNQVPNTPPNNFTLWTTYDVTSDWTVGGGAFYQDKAYANDVNTEYVPSYWRFDVMTSYKINPKMVLQLNIYNLTDELYYAQYYGGHAVPAAGRYATLSLRTRW from the coding sequence TTGGTCGCTGCTTCCACCGCGGTGGCGCAGGAGAGCCTTCAACTGCCGACGATTGACGTCAGCGGCGAACAGGGCGGCGGTTACCAGGCGACCCAACAATCGATCATGCGCCTGCCGACGCCGCTGCGCGATACGCCGCAGACCGTGAACGTCGTCACCCAGCAGGTCATTCAGGAACAGCGCGCCACGACGATGGAGGAGGCGCTGCGCAACGTGCCCGGCATCACCTTCAGCGCCGGCGAAGGCGGTCAGCAGGGCGACAGCCCCATTATCAACGGCCAGTCGGCGCGCGGCGATATCTTCCGCGACGGCCTGCGCGATCCGGGCTGGTACACGCGCGACCTGTTTCCGGTCGAGCGGGTCGAGGTCTACAAGGGTCCGTCGGCCTTCGCCTTCGGCCGCGGTGCCACCGGCGGCGCCATCAACAACGTTTCCAAGCTCGCCAACGGCTCGAGCTTCGCTGAAACGACGGCGACCGGCTCGTCCGCGGGCGGCTTCCGCGTCGATGGCGACGCCGCCGGCAAGGTCGGCAATATCGCCGGTCGTGTCGTCGTGATGGCGCAAGATCTCGACACCGCCGCGCGCGACAACATTTTCACCAAGCGCTGGGGCGTGGCGCCGTCCTTCGTCGTCGATATCGACGAGAGCACCAAAGCGACGCTCGCTTATATCTATCAGGGCGAGGAAAGCGTGCCGGACTACGGCGTGCCGTGGCGGCCGACGCCGACCACCAACGCGGCCACCGGCTCACGCACGGGCGGCTACAACGGCAACGGCACGGCCGTAACGCCGGTCGATGTGCCCCGCAGCAATTGGTACGGCTTTGCCACCGGCGATCTCAAGGACCTGGTGCAGACCAATACCCATATCTTGACGGGTAAGATCGAGCATCGCTTCAACGAAGCGTTCACGCTCGCGAATACGACGCGCTATATCGCGGTCGATCGTATGGCGCGACCGACGGCGCCGCGCACGCTGAATACGGCGACGGGGAGCTCGACGATTCCTGTCGGCTATCCGGAATCGCAGATGACGATCGGTCGGCAGCATTTCGAAACCGACACTGACAATACCTTCCTCGTCAACCAGACCGACGCTCTGCTTAAGTTTGAAACGTTCGGTCTGAAGCACACGCTTTCAGCCGGTATGGAATTGTCGCGCGAGACGCGCTGGCAGCAGCGCGCCAATCTTTGCTATCAGGCGGCGAGCAGCGGCTCGCCGGTCTGCCGCACCAGCTTGTGGACGCCCGATTCGGGCGCGCCGGACGGCACCTTCCCGGGCTACGGGACGCCGAACCAGACGACGCAGAACACGGTGGCGCTCTACGCGTCGGATCAGATCAAGATCAACAAGTACTTCGACGTCCTCGGCGCGCTGCGCTACGACAGCTTCAAGACCGATTATGAAAGTGCTCCGACGCAGCTCTCGCGGACCGACAACCTGTTGAGCTGGCGTTTCGGCGGCGTCTTCCATCCGGTCGAGAACGCCAGCATCTACATAACGCACGGCAACTCGTTCAATCCATCGGCGGAGTACGGTTCGCTGTCGGCGACCGGCACCAACAGCGTGCTGCTGGATCCCGAGAAGTCGGTGACGACCGAAGCCGGCGTGAAAGTCGACGTGCTCAAGGAACGGCTCAGCCTGACCGGCTCCGTTTTCCGCAACGACAAGACGAACATGCGCGTGCCGGTCGATCCGCTGAGCACGACCATTTACGCGCTGCAGGGTGAAGCGCGTATCGAAGGCATCGAGTTGGGCGTCGCCGGCAAAGTCACCGACAAGTGGAACATCCTGGTCGGCTATTCGCATTTGCGGTCGGAGATCCGCAATACGACGCAGCTCGACCGTCTGGGCAACCAGGTGCCGAACACGCCGCCGAACAACTTCACGCTCTGGACGACTTACGACGTGACGTCGGATTGGACGGTCGGCGGCGGCGCCTTCTACCAGGACAAGGCCTACGCCAACGACGTGAACACCGAGTATGTGCCGAGCTATTGGCGCTTCGACGTGATGACGAGCTACAAGATCAACCCGAAGATGGTGCTGCAGCTCAACATCTATAACCTGACGGACGAGCTTTATTACGCCCAGTACTACGGCGGTCATGCCGTCCCGGCGGCCGGCCGTTATGCGACCCTGTCGCTGCGGACCCGCTGGTAG